From the genome of Syngnathoides biaculeatus isolate LvHL_M chromosome 15, ASM1980259v1, whole genome shotgun sequence:
CCGCCTGCCGCCCAAGGCGGGCGGGGTCCTTCTAGGCGTGTACAGGAAGAACGACAACAGGAAGTACCTGGAAGTCGCCGTCACAGCCAAGATCAACAAAGGTGCGCAACTGCGTCTCGTTGGCCTCCCATCACTTTCCGTCGGTCCCGCTCACCGCTCGTGCGCACGCAGTGTCGCTTCGCTTTTGGCGTCGGTCGGACGGGAAGGTTCACACCGTCAACCTGGCGAACGCCAACGTGTCGGACGGGCGACGCCATTCGCTGGTCATCCGTCTGGGCGACCTTCAGCGTGACAGCGCGAGGGCGGAACTCTACGCGGACTGCCGATTGGCCGACGCGGCGGAGGGCgtgccccgcccccgccccctccccctggAAGCGGACGCGGTGGAGATCCGGCACGGCCAGAAGGCCTACGCTCGTGCGCAGGTACGCTCAGCCGCGTTGGGAACCTCGCCGGGCCAAGTCGGCCCTCGCCACAACTAAAAGCCAAATgaatgtttcttcttcttcgcgcTAACGAGGTTATCGTATTCCCGGCCAACGGCAGCTCTGAAACTCGGATGTGCAATTTGGCCAAACCACGCTGAGCGTTCCCTCCCTCGACCTTGACCGGTTTTGCGCTCTACGTACTTTGCCGGACTTCTCCGCGTTTGAAGCTTTTTGTCTCCGGTACGGTCAGGCCCTCGAGCGCCGGCCGCGCTCCAAATCCGACCCATCAGAGGGAAGGTTTAGGAATTGCGCTAACACGCATCAGAGGACAGGCGGTCATGACGTTTTGGGCTACTGGCTTTCAAGACCCAATTGagccctccgtggatattgcgccaCTGGCCAATCAGAGGCCGGAGATccgcataaaccacgccccttttttggcacccgccgttccctcagacaacgttgcatggtccagtataggttttgttagcgttttatcgcgtatttgggttattcaACAATAGATGTGGTTAAGAggcgtagtcacggactttggaatcgtgacgacgggtatcccgaaaggcgagtcggcgggacttcgattcgtacccttacCCGgtccgaaaaatgccttcgatgggtcaaactttgtggaagaccgcatcatcaactcaATCCACCTAACATCAACCGGAACGCACacgtttgcaccaaggtatgccctaaatttgattttcaatccacgtctcgtatcaatgaattcgaagttctccgctagcacaacgctgctgcgtgtgaacgattgaatgaaatcagaagcatggcgtctgcacGTCTAACAATGTAtcgtattgtatttgccattttttaccaattgtttgtcttacgtcagctcacgtggcgtgacgtcacttcaggaggcgtgctTAAGTGCTccgtacggaggggtcaattggagcGCTGTCCCCTTcaaaaagaaatcaatatgtaaaATAGCTCCAATCGAAAGCGCGACCGCGCTCTTTTTACCGTCAAAATAGTGCACCCGGCGCAAGCAAACTTGCCGTTTGCCGCTAGGGTGCCGTGGAGTCCCTTTGGTTGGCGCTAGGGGGCGGCGTGGCTCAAGCCGGCGCCCTGGTCGACTGTCCCTTTCAAGGTGACTCCGCCCACAACTTAGGTGAGAAAGAGACACGCCCCCGGCAGGTCCCGCCACGCCCGGCCGCCTtcctaacgtttttttttttttttttttttgggtcggtCGGTTGGTTTGCAGCGAGCGGCGACCTGCAGGCCATCCTGGGTGAGTGCGACCGATCCGCGCGCCGCTCGCTTTGAACGGCCGCGATGTCGTCTGTTGACTGAGCCTTACTTCCTGTCAGCTGACCACGCCAAAGCTCTGATTGGACAGATGCTCCTCTTCAACCAGATGCTGGGGGAACTAAGACAGGACGTCAAGGAGCAGGTGAAGGGCGTCCACCCGCAAATTGCGCAAAAGCGCGCGGCGTGCAAACGTGCTCGTGTGCGTGCAGGTGAAGGAGATGTCCCTGCTGAGGAACACCATCTTGGAGTGTCAAGTCTGCGGTGAGCGACCCGAGCGTCGGCGTCGGCGTCGGCCGTCCCGGGACCCCGACTGAGAGCGTTGGTGCGCGCGTCTGCCCGCGTGTAGGTTTCCACCAGCCGCGCTCGCGCTGCTCGCCCAACCCGTGCCACCCGGGCGTCGCCTGCGCAGAGAGCCCGCACTTCCCGGGCTTCGTCTGCGGCCCGTGCCCCCCCGGCACCGTCGGGAACGGGACCCGCTGTCGCGACGTGGACGAGGTTAGCGCACGCGTACGCAAAGGCTCGCACGCGGAGAAGGAAGTGACCGATTTTGCCATCCCCGCGGCGGCCAGTGCGAAGCACGGCCGTGCTTCAGCCCGTCGGCCTGCGTCAACACGGACGGCGGCTTCCGATGCGGCCCGTGTCCTCCCGGCCTGCGGGGGGCGCCGCTCGCCGGGACCGGACTGCGCTACGCCAAGACGCACAAGCAGGTCACGCACGTGCGCGCGCACGCGTCAGCAGTGCTGGACGGGAAGTGGACGTTGtcataatttgtgcatttgtgaatgttttgtcGCGcgtacacgtgtgtgtgtgtgtgtgtgtgtgtgtgtgtgccggcGTGTCGTTCCCCAGGAGTGCGCGGACGTCGACGAGTGCGTCGAGCTCGCCGACGCGTGCGTCCAGAACTCGGTGTGCACCAACACGGAGGTGAGTCGGTGGAAAGCCCCCGCGCGGAACTTTACTTTGAAAGTCGCTTTTCTTCGGCGTTCGTCGGACATTGTCTTCCGCCAGGGTTCGTTCCAGTGCGGCGCCTGTAAAGCCGGTTACCTCGGCAACCAGACAGTCGGCTGCTTCCCCCGCAGTTCCTGCGCCGCCTTGACCTTCAACCCCTGCGACGCCCACGCTGACTGCGAGATGGGAAGGAACGGCGTGCCGTCCTGCACGGTGACAGACGCGCACGCGACTCGTACGAAGGTCCCGGTTTCCGTCACGTGCTAACGGcccggcgggcgggcgggcgtgcGTGCGCAGTGCAAGGTGGGCTGGGCCGGCAACGGCAACACGTGCAGCGTGGACACGGACCTGGACGGCTACCCCGACCGCTCGCTGCCCTGCCTGGACAACAACAAACACTGCAGACaggtcctcttcctcctccgtttCACCTCGGCGCCGTCACCGGCGAGCATCCACGTGACGAGCGCCGTGTCCGTCAGGACAATTGCGTGTCGACTCCAAATTCAGGTCAGGAGGACGCCGACAACGACGGCATCGGGGATCAGTGCGACGACGACGCGGACGGAGACGGCATCAAAAATGTGGAGGTGTGTCCTCCCTCGCCAGGTTTGGCCGTGGAGAATCTCGAACCCGTCGGAAGCCGGGCTAACGTTCCGCTTTTCT
Proteins encoded in this window:
- the thbs3a gene encoding thrombospondin-3a isoform X3 — its product is MEMEMKMRRKITFVLSTILLCAAASAQLPEQQAMDLLSAQDLELADAFWSGAGASGDVFVAAIIRLPPKAGGVLLGVYRKNDNRKYLEVAVTAKINKVSLRFWRRSDGKVHTVNLANANVSDGRRHSLVIRLGDLQRDSARAELYADCRLADAAEGVPRPRPLPLEADAVEIRHGQKAYARAQGAVESLWLALGGGVAQAGALVDCPFQGDSAHNLASGDLQAILADHAKALIGQMLLFNQMLGELRQDVKEQVKEMSLLRNTILECQVCGFHQPRSRCSPNPCHPGVACAESPHFPGFVCGPCPPGTVGNGTRCRDVDECEARPCFSPSACVNTDGGFRCGPCPPGLRGAPLAGTGLRYAKTHKQECADVDECVELADACVQNSVCTNTEGSFQCGACKAGYLGNQTVGCFPRSSCAALTFNPCDAHADCEMGRNGVPSCTCKVGWAGNGNTCSVDTDLDGYPDRSLPCLDNNKHCRQDNCVSTPNSGQEDADNDGIGDQCDDDADGDGIKNVEDNCRLVSNKDQQNSDSDSFGDACDNCPNVSNSEQTDTDGNTRGDACDLDIDGDGIPNVLDNCPKVPNPMQTDRDRDGVGDACDSCPELSNPTQTDVDDDLVGDICDTNHDTDGDGHQDDRDNCPDIPNSSQLDSDNDGRGDDCDPDDDGDGVPDLRDNCRLIANPHQQDSDLNGVGDVCELDFDNDALWDTLDACPESAEVTLTDFRAYQTVVLDPEGDAQIDPNWVVLNQGMEIVQTMNSDPGLAVGYTSFNGVDFEGTFHVNTVTDDDYAGFVFSYQDSSSFYAVMWKQTQQTLLTLLRQLQFSFATVLSNRTNSDSSRRAYKSAGVVPLAC